CCGGTGCGAGCTGCGGCCGACTCGGAGGTGCAGGAAGTCCTGGTCACTCTGCCTGCGTTCCCACATCCGCCTGCTGGTGGCCAGCGGCCACAGGGCCTGGGGGTCCGGGTGCACCCACTCCAGCGCCGCCCGCTGGTCGCTCATCGCCTCCCGGGCCCGGTCCCGCATCTGACCGAGGTAGCGCAGGTAGTCCTTGCGGTCCTCGTTCATCTCGGCCTTCTTCGGGCCGCCGCCCTTGCCGCCCCCGGCGAACATGCCGACCATCGACATGATCATCATCATCGGGAACATCAGGAACATGGGGCTGCGCGACATCGCACCGCCGCTGGTGAACATGAAGACGACCATGCCCAGCATGGCGACCACCATGACCACGGGCATCAGCTTCATCAGGATGTTGCCCGGGATCTGCCTCGGCACCTCGGGTGGCGGCTCGAGGTGCACCTCACCGCCCGGCGGGCGCGGCGCGGCAAGGCGTGGCGACCGCTTGAACTGCAGCGTGCTCACCGAAGGACCCCTCTTCAACTCGGCGATGTCGGCCAGCCCTGGGCACGGCCGACCCACACGGTAGCGAACGCGGGTTGGGTGAAGTTGACCCCACGATTGCTCCCGGTGCGCTAATACTAGGGCCGGTCACCGACAGCGTGGGTCCATTTGGCCCAGGTTGCCGGACCGCCGCGGTGGTTAGGTATAAGTACCCCGGGTGCAATACAGCATTCTCTCCAGGTAGGGGGCAAGCAGGTGGCAACGGGCACGACGGTATTCAGCAGGGTCACGGTGGTGGCCCCGCGGACCAGGATCGACGTGGCGTTGCCTGCCGACGTCGCGGTGGCCGACCTGCTACCGATGCTCCTGGAGATGGCGCGGGAGGCGACACCGGACGGCGGCGCGCGACACGGTGGCTGGGCGCTGGCCAAGCTCGGGGACGCCCCGTTGGATCCCAGCCGGACCCTCGCGTCGCTCGGCGTGGTCGACGGGGAGCTGCTCCAGCTGCGCAGGCGCAACGAGAATCCGCCACCCCCGCTGTATGACGACGTGGTCGACGCGATCGCCGAGTCCGATCCGGGCAGCTTCCGGCCGTGGACCAAGGAGACGGCCCAGCGCATCGGGCACATCGCGGGCGGGCTCGCGCTGTTCGTCGCCGCCTTCGCCCTGTTCATGGGCGGCTCGTTGTTCGGCGGCAGCGGGCTCGCCGCCGCGATCGCAGGCGGGGTGGGCGCGGTCGCCTGCGTGGCCCTGGGGGCGGTACTGACCAAGGCCTACAGCGCCGAGGCCACAGGGGTACTGATCGCCGCCGCCGGTGGCCTGCCGATGGCCTTCGTAAGCGGCTTCTACATCGTGCCGGACGGGTCGCTGCGGGCGAAGCTGCTGCTGGCCTCGGCTCTGGTCGTGGTGATCGCCGCGGTCGCCATTGTCGTCATCGGCGCCGGTATCACCACGTTCATCGCGGCCGCCACGGCGGGCACGCTCGGGTTGATCGCCTTCGCGGTCGCCACCCTGGTCGCGCACCCGGCTCCGGGTATCGCCGCGGGCGCCGCCGCGGTCTCGCTCGGCTGCATCTCGATCTTGCCGCGGGCCACCATCTGGCTGGCCAAGCTACCGCTGCCGCACGTTCCCGGTACCGCCGAGGAGCTCAAGGAGGACTCCGGCTTCCCGGACTACACGGCTATCGAGCGGCGCACCACGGTGGCACACAACTACATGACCGGCCTGCTGATCGGCTGCGGCGCGGCGACGG
The sequence above is drawn from the Amycolatopsis aidingensis genome and encodes:
- the eccD gene encoding type VII secretion integral membrane protein EccD, with product MATGTTVFSRVTVVAPRTRIDVALPADVAVADLLPMLLEMAREATPDGGARHGGWALAKLGDAPLDPSRTLASLGVVDGELLQLRRRNENPPPPLYDDVVDAIAESDPGSFRPWTKETAQRIGHIAGGLALFVAAFALFMGGSLFGGSGLAAAIAGGVGAVACVALGAVLTKAYSAEATGVLIAAAGGLPMAFVSGFYIVPDGSLRAKLLLASALVVVIAAVAIVVIGAGITTFIAAATAGTLGLIAFAVATLVAHPAPGIAAGAAAVSLGCISILPRATIWLAKLPLPHVPGTAEELKEDSGFPDYTAIERRTTVAHNYMTGLLIGCGAATAIAAIITASSSSIFGIITGVVATLALLLRARTYANGSQAVALLTTGMVSAGGILLGWLWTEDTFGRLLWVFGSLILLAAAALVLGVIFPNQRFSPPMRRTVEIIEAICVATVLPLALAVMDLYSAMRGIELGG